The Tolypothrix sp. PCC 7712 region GTGTTGCAGAATTTATATGAGTGCGGTAGCGCGGCTTTGAGTGAGTGTGTACAAACTGTAGCCCATCTACCAGTTTCACCTGTCGTTTGGTACAAAGAGCAAGATAAGACTGAATTAGAAACTAAGGCAATTACTTCTCTTTACCATTTGGATAATTGGGCTGATGCTGTAGAGGATTTAGCAGCTTATTATCGCCAATTTGGTACAGGTTTATTTGCAGAATATCGGGCTTTGCGCTGGCAAGGTGGTAATTTTGTGGGTATTAAGCATCCTGACCCTGTGAGACTGGGTATACTTGCAGGTTATGAGTCACAACGGGACGCTTTGTTAAAAAATACAGAGTTTTTATTAGCAGGGGAAACTGCACTGCATGTATTACTTTATGGTAGTCGCGGTTCGGGAAAATCTTCTTTAGTCAAAGCTTTGTTAAACGAGTATAGCGATCGCAATCTCCGTTTAGTAGAAGTTACAAAATCGGAATTGCGAGACTTACCGCTCATCATAGAACAATTGCGGGGTGTACCACAGAAATTTATTATTTTTGTCGATGACCTTTCCTTTGAAGAAGATGACGATGCTTTTAAAGCCCTCAAGGTAGTGTTAGAAGGAAATTTAACCGCGCGTCCTGAGAATGTAGTTGTCTACGCCACATCCAATCGCCGCCACTTGATTCGCGAGTTTTACACAGACAGGCCTGCGCCCAAAGATCACGAAGAAATCCATGTTTGGGATACCATGCAAGAGAAGCTTTCCTTTAGCGATCGCTTTGGTTTAACCTTGACCTTTGAGGGGGCAGATCAGAAAACATATTTGAAAATTGTCCGGCATTTAGCAGCACAAGCAGAAATTAATATTAGTCAAGAAGACTTAGAGTATCAAGCATTACAGTGGGCTACTCGCCATAACGGTCGTTCTGGACGCACAGCCAGGCAATTTATTGATTTCTTAAAAGCTGACTTAGCAGTTTTTAGTGTAAAAAATCATACAGCAGACCTTGAATAGGGCAATTGGTAAGTTGTTAGTTGCAATCTTTGAATATTTTCAGAATCATGTTATGTGCCAATCTTCACAACCGCAGACTTCCCAGAGACAAAGTGAGGGGTCATGTCTTTAAAAAGTAATGATGTTGACAAGGTGACTAGGCCAAAAATCAATAATAATATGCACTCAGCAATATTAAGCAATCGACTATTTCTAGGAATAGTAGCCTTTAGTGTCAGTTTTGGTCTTAGTCTTGTCCCTAACTGGGATTATTCTAAAGCCTTTGTCACAGGTATCATTACTGTAATTGCTACCTATGCAGCCGCATTATCTGTAGATAGGCGGCGCAAAAATCATGAAATGCTCATTTTAAGTTCTCTGCGAAAGCGCATCAAAGAACTAGAAGAATTAAAATCTCGAATTGCTAGAGAAGTTCACCAAATTGAAGAACACCGCAATTCCTTATATACAGAATCAAAAAACTTACAAAATAAAGTAGCTGAATCTCGCAATCAACGGGATAGCATTCAACGCGAACTCAGCACTTTTGCGGGACAAAAAAAACAGTTCGAGCATGAAATTACTGTTATTAGTACAGAAATTCATAACTTAGAGCAAAATAAAACAGAACTGAACAATTCGGTTTCTATGCTCAATGCAGAAAAACGTCGTCTGGAATTAAACTGTAACGTCTCCCGTTCCGAAATTAATCAGTTACAGCATCAAATTAGCGAACTTCTGCAAGAAAAAGAAGAAATAGAAAATAATTTAACTCTCTTAGGTAGACTGAAACCACAAATCGAAGAAAAACTCTACGAACTGCGAATTGAACTGCAAAGTTTAGAAGTTGAGTTTAACCAGAAAAATCAATTATTGCTAAATACCAGCAATAATCCAGAAAATGTAGAATCTAACTTAAATGACGTACAAACTAAAATAGGAGAACACCAAGTAGAACTCCAGAAATTACAAGCGCAAATCTTTTTATTACAAGAAGAACGCGACTTATTGCAAAGTCAAGTTTGGGAATTACTTCAGCAACTGGAAACACTTAATCCTGAACCTTTAGCAGATAGAAGACATGAAGAAAATGTAGAATTATTTCCGTTTGCAGAATTAATTGAACCCCTAGAAACAATAGATATCAAACCTGATACATCTGAGGCTTTATCTGAAGAATGGTATCATTTTTTTGAGCATCTACAGAATCATGAAATTGATGTCATCAAAGCCCTATTATCAGCAGAAAATCCTCAAACAACCATTAAACAGATTGCCGAAGTAAATATTACCATGCCAAATCTATTAATAGATGCAATCAATGGTAAAGCCAGTGATAATTTAGGTGAATTAATCATTAATACAAATGTAGAACCACCAGAAATTTATCCAGAATATATCAGCAATATGAAAAAAATGCTGGCTAACTATCAAGAAGATATATAATAACTCAAAATAATATGTCAAATTATTGATTTAACTGGCAGTTTCACAGATGACATCGCATTTCTACAAGTAGATTGTCTGCACCAAATTTATTAAAATATTCATACCATTGTAAAATTATAATAAGGTATGGTATATACCTGACTTAACTTGCTGGCTATAAGCCTATGCTTTCAAAATCAGGTGAGATCAACTACATGGCAAAGCTCAAACTCTCGAAAAAAATATCCACTGCTTTAATTAATTCCCTAAGTGCGGGAGTAGTACCTCGATTAGGAGTTGAACATATAGCAGTAGGTCGGGAACAAGAACTCAAAAGCCTATTACAGAATCTCGATGATATTGCAGAAGGGGTATCGGCATTTCGGTTTATAATTGGCAACTACGGTTCGGGGAAAAGCTTCATTCTCCAATTGCTTCGCAGCCGTGCTATGGAACAAGGTTTTGTAGTAGCGGATGCTGATTTATCCTCAGAACGCCGCCTAGCCGGAAGTAATAATGAAGGTCTAGCAACCTATCGCGAATTAATGAGTCGTCTCGCTACAAAAACTCGTCCCGATGGTGGTGCTTTAGTCTCAATTTTGGAAGGATGGATTAATAAAATTCAACAAGAAGTAGCTAAAGAAACTAGCTTACGTCCCAATGATGAAGGCTTTGATGACAAAGTTGAGGAAAAAATTCGGGAAGTTGTTCAGTATATTGAAGACTTAGTCCACGGTTTTGATTTTGGTAGCGTCATTATTGCTTATTGGCGTGGTTATCGACTGGATGATGATAACTTAAAAAATGCTGCTATGCGCTGGCTAAGAGGAGAATTCACCACCAAAATTGAAGCGAAAGCTGCTTTAGGCGTGCGTGTCATTATTGATGATGATAGTTGGTATGACTATATTAAACTCATAGCTAAATTTGTCGCAGAAATTGGTTATAAAGGGCTATTAGTTCTTGTCGATGAATCAGTACACTTATATCAAATATCTACTACAGTAACGCGAGAGAAAAATTACAATCGACTCCTCGCAATGTTTAACGACACCATGCAGTGTAAAGCCGAACATCTCGGTATTTTTATTGGTGGAACTACAAAATTTTTAGAAGACCAAAATCGGGGATTATTTGCAGACCAAGCTTGGCGCAGACGCACAAAAGAAAGCCGCTTTGTGACTCAAGCTGGGGTACAAGAATATTCAGGGCCAGTAATTAGGCTGAATCCGTTAAGTAAAGAAGAGATACTCACGCTATTGCAACGCATAATTGAGATTCATGCTCAGAATTTTGGCTATGAAAAGACTTTGAGTAATCGCGAATTAAATGAATTTGTGAAAGAAATTGTTAATCGTTTAGGCGCAGAAGCTTTGCTGACACCAGGAGAGATTGTCAGAGATTTTATTAGTGTATTGAATATTCTGCATCACAACCCCAAAATGCTATTTTCACAATTGATTCATGATGCTAAATTTAAACCTACTGTTGCCGGAAAAGATGCAACTTTAGATGAAGATAATGCAGCAGAATTTAGTTTGTAATTTTCAATTTGTAGGATGTGTTACGCCGTAGGCTAACGCACCCTCTTTTATTTGATGTATAAATGGATTACATGTAGCTTGGTTTCGTATTGCTGTTGGGTTTGCTTACGTCAACCCAACCTACAGTTTTTGGAAAGAAAAACATTGGCAAATCTGGTTATTTACGTTCACTAGCAAGTTACCTTATAGAATCACTAATATAACAAAATATCCGATAATTTACATAGAGAGAATTTATCAATATCTTTTTTCTTAATTAGCAACTCTAGAACTAATTTACAGCAGTCTTACATAAATTCGTAGCATTTTTCAACCCAGAGTTTCTTTGAATGTAATTAGTTACGAATTTGTGTAATTATGTCATCCAATAAGTTAGTTATCAATTAAATTCGTGCGAAATGTCGAATAAATTCTCTCTTGTACTAAAATCCCGCCTATAGATATCCAAACTCATCCTTGAGAACGTTTAAGCGAACCATCAGCATATAGTTCTAGTGGTACTAGCTGCAGTTTTCCATTAACTTTTACTTGGGAGTAAACTACTTTTACTAGGGGAGCATTATTTTGGTTATAACGTACAGACATAATTCCTTACCCTCTTGATAAACTTATTAACTTCTGAGGTTATCTTACCCATAATCTACTCAATTTATGCCTGAGTAGTGTTGCTTCTTCTGTATGATTATTTATCCTACTTTAGAATTAATAAAACAGGTTAAAGATAGGTATAAGTATGTCTTGACACAGATAAAGATTTAAAAAATATTTTCAGTCCTATCTCCGGGAAATTTCTGTCAGCAGATGGTTAACAACAGATGATAATAATTAACTTATACCGCTCTCATCTGTAATATCATTGCTAATACCAGAACTCGATCTGGCTTGGCTCACATCTTTAACTTCACAGTCACAGGGTTGATTTCCGCAAGTTGCGCCTACTAATACCATGAACACTACGTCAGAATTGTATGCTCGCCTAGAGAATTACTATCAGCAAATCAAAACAATTATTCTTAGCCGTCAGAATCCCATTACTGGTTTGCTACCTGCGAGTACAGCTATAACAGCCCACGGCGATTATACTGATGCCTGGGTAAGAGACAATGTTTATAGCATTTTGGCAGTGTGGGGTTTAGCACTTGCGTATCGTAAGATTGATGAAGACAAAGGCTACACCTATGAACTAGAACATAGTGCAATCAAGCTGATGCGTGGATTGCTGTTTGCAATGATGCGACAAGTTCATAAAGTGGAACGGTTTAAACATACTCAGTCCCCCTTAGATGGCTTACATGCTAAATACAACACTGCTACTGGTGATATTGTGGTAGGCGATGATGAATGGGGACATTTACAAATAGATGCCACATCAATATTTTTGTTGATGTTGGCACAAATGACCGCTTCCGGCTTGCATATAATTTATACCATTGATGAAGTTAATTTTGTCCAAAATTTGGTTTATTACATTGGACGAGCCTATCGCACACCAGATTACGGCATTTGGGAACGTGGTAACAAGATTAATCGGGGTAATGCGGAGTTAAACGCTAGTTCTGTAGGGATGGCTAAAGCGGCGTTAGAAGCCATCAACGGACTAGATTTATTTGGTGTCCGTGGGAGTCAAGCTTCAGTAATTCATGTTCTCCCCGATGAAATTGCGCGCGCGCGGGTGACATTAGAATCGCTATTACCGAGAGAATCTGGCTCCAAAGAAATTGATGCGGCGCTGTTGAGTATTATTAGCTTTCCCGCCTTTGCAGTAGAAGACGAGAAACTACGCGATCGCACCCTTAACGATATCATTAGAAAACTTCAGGGGAAATACGGCTGTAAGCGCTTTTTGCGGGATGGACATCAAACCGTTTTAGAAGATACCCAACGCCTACATTATGAACCGTGGGAACTAAAGCAATTTGAGCATATAGAGTGTGAATGGCCTTTATTTTTCACTTATTTATTTTTAGATGGCTTATTTAGGAACGATAAAGCACAAGTTGAATATTACCAGGAGCGTTTAGAATCCTTACTCGTAGAACGCGATGGCTTGCAGTTATTACCAGAACTATATTATGTTGCCGAGGAGAATATAGAAGCTGAAAAAGCAGCACCCCAAAGTCAACCCCGGTTACCGAATGAAAATGTTCCCCTAGTATGGGCCCAAAGTTTATATCTCCTGGGACAAATGTTAAATGATGGGCTAATTGCCATTGGTGATATTGACCCTTTGGGTAGACATTTAACTAGCGGCAAAAATCGAGAATCTCTCGTACAAATTGCCTTAATTGCAGAAGATGAAGACTTACAAACAAAACTCGAAATTTATGGAATTGAAACCCAAACCCCCAAACAATTAGAACCCATTCAAGTAAGAAATGCTGGGGATATTTCAACTATTTATACCCAAATTGGGCGCAACGATAAACTAGGATTAACAGGGCGGCCAGTGCGGCGCTTACGTAGTTTAACGACATCACGCATTTTTCGGATTCATGGTCAGACAATTGTATTTTTACCATCTTTCTTAGATGCCCAACAGTTTTATTTAACTCTTGATTACCATTTTTTGCTAGATCAAATTAGGAGTGAACTCGCTTACATTCAAAAATACTGGAGTGATTTAGGTCGTCCTACCCTGACTTTGATGTTAACCCATACCATGTTAGAAATTGGTTCGGATGCCTTATTAGAATTAATGCAAGAACTGAAAAATGGTGTATGTAATGGTGTCAGGGTAAAACTAGGGCGATTAAATCAGTTAATGTTAACAGCAGCAATTCAAAGAATTGATTTTCTGCGAGATGATGAATTTTCCCTACCAGCCGTCAAAAATGCGGGGTTACATTGCTATTATTTGGCATATCATCCCGGGAAAAATTGGCAACTAGGACATACCCAGGAATTCCAAATGGAATGTGAAACTAACTTGGGATTCTTGTTGTCGGCTTTACGTGCTTCGGA contains the following coding sequences:
- a CDS encoding glycoside hydrolase family 15 protein, with translation MNTTSELYARLENYYQQIKTIILSRQNPITGLLPASTAITAHGDYTDAWVRDNVYSILAVWGLALAYRKIDEDKGYTYELEHSAIKLMRGLLFAMMRQVHKVERFKHTQSPLDGLHAKYNTATGDIVVGDDEWGHLQIDATSIFLLMLAQMTASGLHIIYTIDEVNFVQNLVYYIGRAYRTPDYGIWERGNKINRGNAELNASSVGMAKAALEAINGLDLFGVRGSQASVIHVLPDEIARARVTLESLLPRESGSKEIDAALLSIISFPAFAVEDEKLRDRTLNDIIRKLQGKYGCKRFLRDGHQTVLEDTQRLHYEPWELKQFEHIECEWPLFFTYLFLDGLFRNDKAQVEYYQERLESLLVERDGLQLLPELYYVAEENIEAEKAAPQSQPRLPNENVPLVWAQSLYLLGQMLNDGLIAIGDIDPLGRHLTSGKNRESLVQIALIAEDEDLQTKLEIYGIETQTPKQLEPIQVRNAGDISTIYTQIGRNDKLGLTGRPVRRLRSLTTSRIFRIHGQTIVFLPSFLDAQQFYLTLDYHFLLDQIRSELAYIQKYWSDLGRPTLTLMLTHTMLEIGSDALLELMQELKNGVCNGVRVKLGRLNQLMLTAAIQRIDFLRDDEFSLPAVKNAGLHCYYLAYHPGKNWQLGHTQEFQMECETNLGFLLSALRASENIYEQIELLQTLTRLQGLDFDTGFGGPKAVVTVDNLLDEVYTKAGDLGLWAIVRRVAGLRQMVDIGLSDAVTSILVRGKQISVGRAYSEDSLITVPKSHHEIAEKIKNFCREDIRDRVLTQEIIIYLGVLIRTEPELFRGLLTLKVGYLILLITSNLARELKVTQDEAYEYLMQLSPFEVKTRLQNVLAEYAGMSKLLRQQESLHVKQKESDIDWVLPFTNDPDIEVPAGGWRRFRQAEGATGRVPKDFFQQVWLLMKHCKGIVIGDKLERRNRLDSEIMLSEMTAGEKNFALLVEHLLNKIEAPEYRQVNIEALVELGAIAANNPNLQIEEYMVLDVLIGHAVRLAWLDAHPERGDRYDEDKANAWRSFYNTSPRDCANYILKAFRFLTEFVKEI
- a CDS encoding ATP-binding protein, yielding MDSQAMLSTGSTSSSAKIQFLQRQAASLLLYQSVLQSEVGIAFLDLLQAIRYTDADGRGCLQAYGNYFHALAARNQNWEDYLITQILIAENPFTKLAQQQEFEDMPVALVAAAQHDLHVLQNLYECGSAALSECVQTVAHLPVSPVVWYKEQDKTELETKAITSLYHLDNWADAVEDLAAYYRQFGTGLFAEYRALRWQGGNFVGIKHPDPVRLGILAGYESQRDALLKNTEFLLAGETALHVLLYGSRGSGKSSLVKALLNEYSDRNLRLVEVTKSELRDLPLIIEQLRGVPQKFIIFVDDLSFEEDDDAFKALKVVLEGNLTARPENVVVYATSNRRHLIREFYTDRPAPKDHEEIHVWDTMQEKLSFSDRFGLTLTFEGADQKTYLKIVRHLAAQAEINISQEDLEYQALQWATRHNGRSGRTARQFIDFLKADLAVFSVKNHTADLE
- a CDS encoding tellurite resistance TerB C-terminal domain-containing protein, encoding MSLKSNDVDKVTRPKINNNMHSAILSNRLFLGIVAFSVSFGLSLVPNWDYSKAFVTGIITVIATYAAALSVDRRRKNHEMLILSSLRKRIKELEELKSRIAREVHQIEEHRNSLYTESKNLQNKVAESRNQRDSIQRELSTFAGQKKQFEHEITVISTEIHNLEQNKTELNNSVSMLNAEKRRLELNCNVSRSEINQLQHQISELLQEKEEIENNLTLLGRLKPQIEEKLYELRIELQSLEVEFNQKNQLLLNTSNNPENVESNLNDVQTKIGEHQVELQKLQAQIFLLQEERDLLQSQVWELLQQLETLNPEPLADRRHEENVELFPFAELIEPLETIDIKPDTSEALSEEWYHFFEHLQNHEIDVIKALLSAENPQTTIKQIAEVNITMPNLLIDAINGKASDNLGELIINTNVEPPEIYPEYISNMKKMLANYQEDI
- a CDS encoding ATP-binding protein, with translation MAKLKLSKKISTALINSLSAGVVPRLGVEHIAVGREQELKSLLQNLDDIAEGVSAFRFIIGNYGSGKSFILQLLRSRAMEQGFVVADADLSSERRLAGSNNEGLATYRELMSRLATKTRPDGGALVSILEGWINKIQQEVAKETSLRPNDEGFDDKVEEKIREVVQYIEDLVHGFDFGSVIIAYWRGYRLDDDNLKNAAMRWLRGEFTTKIEAKAALGVRVIIDDDSWYDYIKLIAKFVAEIGYKGLLVLVDESVHLYQISTTVTREKNYNRLLAMFNDTMQCKAEHLGIFIGGTTKFLEDQNRGLFADQAWRRRTKESRFVTQAGVQEYSGPVIRLNPLSKEEILTLLQRIIEIHAQNFGYEKTLSNRELNEFVKEIVNRLGAEALLTPGEIVRDFISVLNILHHNPKMLFSQLIHDAKFKPTVAGKDATLDEDNAAEFSL